A single genomic interval of Pyrus communis chromosome 5, drPyrComm1.1, whole genome shotgun sequence harbors:
- the LOC137735358 gene encoding ultraviolet-B receptor UVR8-like codes for MNAEGITEGEKVKMEEGKEEVVFMWGYLPGALPQRSPLLSPTVVRTADAEYAWKDVCGGGCGFAMAISEPGKLITWGSTDDLGQSYVTSGMHGENPEPFPLPNDACIVQAAAGWAHCVAVTDNGGVYTWGWKECVPSGKVFGEQSMGPDGVKDAYERQNSFMTEQVSPRSQGSRSTAAAVSASEESTKRRKLSSAKQAAESSSSGDEPPSALPCLVALNPGVRIASVAAGGRHSLALSDIGQVWGWGYGGEGQLGLGSRIRMVSSPHPVPCIESSYGKDRSAALSRGTMGSDGFGVRVPGNYVKGIACGGRHSVVITDAGAVLAFGWGLYGQCGQGSTDDELSPICVSSLLGIRIEGVAAGLWHTVCISADGDVYAFGGNQFGQLGTGADQAETIPRLLDASILENENAKIVSCGARHSAIITEDGKVFGWGWNKYGQLGLGDVIDRNIPAQVTIDGCVPKNVACGWWHTLLLAEPT; via the exons ATGAATGCGGAGGGAATTACGGAGGGAGAGAAAGTGAAGATGGAAGAGGGGAAAGAGGAGGTGGTGTTCATGTGGGGATATCTTCCCGGAGCTCTGCCCCAGAGATCGCCGCTTTTGTCGCCGACGGTGGTGCGGACGGCCGACGCCGAGTACGCGTGGAAGGATGTATGCGGTGGCGGCTGCGGCTTCGCCATGGCCATATCTG AGCCTGGAAAGCTTATTACATGGGGCTCAACAGATGATCTAGGCCAAAGCTATGTGACATCTGGGATGCACGGG GAAAACCCGGAGCCTTTTCCTCTTCCGAATGATGCTTGTATAGTACAGGCGGCTGCGGGTTGGGCCCATTGTGTTGCAGTCACAG aTAATGGAGGAGTTTACACATGGGGATGGAAAGAGTGTGTTCCATCCGGGAAGGTCTTTGGGGAGCAATCTATGGGTCCAGACGGTGTAAAGGATGCCTATGAAAGGCAGAATTCTTTTATGACTGAGCAAG TTAGCCCTCGCTCTCAAGGCTCACGATCCACTGCTGCAGCAGTTTCTGCTAGCGAAGAAAGTACAAAGCGAAGAAAATTGTCGTCAGCAAAACAAGCGGCTGAAAGTTCATCATCTGGTGATGAACCTCCGTCAGCATTGCCATGTCTTGTGGCATTGAACCCGGGAGTTAGAATAGCCAGTGTTGCTGCTGGAGGGCGCCATAGTCTGGCATTATCTG ATATAGGACAAGTGTGGGGATGGGGCTATGGAGGTGAAGGGCAGCTTGGTCTGGGCTCCCGCATACGTATGGTGTCCTCTCCTCATCCTGTACCTTGCATTGAGTCCTCTTATGGAAAAGATAGATCTGCAGCACTGTCTCGAGGAACCATGGGTTCAGACGGATTTGGTGTTAGGGTTCCTGGAAATTATGTGAAGGGGATTGCCTGTGGAGGGCGACATAGTGTAGTAATCACAG ATGCTGGAGCAGTACTTGCTTTTGGTTGGGGGCTGTATGGACAG tgTGGGCAAGGAAGCACAGATGACGAGTTAAGCCCGATTTGTGTATCTTCGTTACTGGGTATCCGGATAGAGGGTGTCGCGGCAGGACTGTGGCACACTGTCTGCATTTCAGCAGATGGCGATGTTTATGCATTTGGTGGGAATCAGTTTGGACAGCTGGGAACCGGAGCTGATCAAGCTGAG ACGATACCAAGACTTTTGGATGCTTCAATTCTGGAAAATGAGAATGCAAAGATTGTTTCCTGTGGGGCGCGTCATAGTGCCATAATCACGG AGGATGGGAAAGTTTTCGGCTGGGGATGGAACAAGTATGGTCAG CTTGGCCTGGGTGATGTGATCGACCGCAACATTCCGGCTCAAGTCACGATCGACGGATGTGTGCCGAAGAATGTGGCATGCGGCTGGTGGCATACCTTACTGCTTGCTGAACCTACTTGA